The proteins below come from a single Chitinophaga pinensis DSM 2588 genomic window:
- a CDS encoding alpha-galactosidase, giving the protein MSRKILSILFFLVVITLSAHAETIHIATKETELVLQTAQNGRLFQLYLGPRLAVADDYNHLTANMKGKSDGQAWEAYPVSGTETYFEPAFGIRHNDGNQATVLKYVSHTTKKVSDDVTETVITLKDDLYPVQVKLFYRTFAKDNIIESWTEISHNEKKAVSINNYASSMLYWKRSQYFLTEFSGDWAKEVNMTTTPLAFGKKMVDSKLGSRANLHVSPFFTVGLGDTPRENDGQVLMGTLAWTGNFRFTFEVDNEHNLRVISGINPFASEYTLDPGKVFTTPSFIFTLSNQGTGKGSRDLQRWARNYRLKDGNGDRMTLLNNWESTGFDFNEEKLKSLIEETKYLGADMFLLDDGWFANKYPRHSDTQGLGDWAPTANKLPNGIPALVKAAKATGVKFGIWIEPEMVSAKSELFEKHPDWVIMLPNRERYYFRNQLVLDLSNPAVQEHVFNVVDHLMTENPDLAYMKWDCNSPITNIYSPYLKEKQGNLYIEYVRGLYKVLDRIRGKYPTLPMMLCSGGGGRTDYEGLRYFTEFWPSDNTDPVERLYIQWGYSQFFPAKSMAAHVTSWNHDASIKFRVDVAMQCKLGFDINIKELRAEEQTFCKEAVANYDRLKNINYDGDQYRLVSPYDGNHSAVMYVSQSKKQALVYAYDIFPRYSEILQPVQCQGLNPAAKYRVKEINLMSGNNPADAFNGKVYSGDYLMKIGLDLFTSTKLHSRILELEVVE; this is encoded by the coding sequence ATGAGCAGAAAGATATTATCCATTTTGTTTTTCCTGGTTGTTATAACCCTTTCCGCACATGCGGAGACGATCCACATTGCCACTAAAGAGACAGAACTGGTATTACAGACCGCACAAAACGGACGGCTGTTTCAATTGTATCTCGGCCCCCGTCTGGCCGTTGCGGATGACTACAATCATCTGACCGCCAATATGAAGGGAAAGAGCGATGGACAGGCATGGGAAGCCTATCCTGTATCCGGCACAGAAACCTATTTCGAACCTGCGTTCGGTATCCGTCATAATGATGGTAACCAGGCTACCGTGCTGAAATATGTTTCTCATACTACAAAGAAAGTTTCTGACGATGTGACCGAAACGGTTATTACACTGAAAGACGATCTGTATCCTGTACAGGTGAAACTCTTCTATCGCACATTTGCAAAGGATAATATCATTGAATCCTGGACTGAGATCAGCCACAACGAAAAGAAAGCAGTCAGCATCAATAACTATGCTTCTTCCATGTTATACTGGAAACGCAGTCAGTACTTCCTGACTGAATTCAGCGGAGACTGGGCGAAAGAAGTAAATATGACCACTACACCGCTGGCTTTCGGTAAAAAAATGGTTGATTCCAAACTGGGTTCCAGGGCAAACCTGCACGTATCTCCGTTCTTTACGGTAGGTCTGGGGGATACTCCGCGTGAAAACGACGGACAGGTACTGATGGGTACCCTGGCATGGACCGGTAATTTCCGCTTTACATTCGAAGTAGATAATGAGCACAACCTGCGCGTGATCTCAGGTATCAACCCATTCGCTTCTGAGTATACCCTGGATCCGGGCAAGGTATTTACCACGCCTTCTTTCATCTTTACGCTGAGCAATCAGGGTACTGGTAAAGGTAGCCGCGACCTGCAGCGCTGGGCGCGTAATTACCGTTTGAAAGATGGTAACGGCGATCGTATGACCCTGCTGAATAACTGGGAGTCAACCGGTTTTGACTTTAATGAAGAGAAACTGAAAAGCCTGATCGAAGAAACCAAATACCTGGGAGCGGACATGTTCCTGCTGGACGATGGATGGTTTGCCAATAAATATCCCCGTCATAGCGATACACAGGGGCTGGGTGACTGGGCGCCTACTGCCAATAAACTGCCAAACGGAATACCTGCCCTGGTAAAAGCAGCCAAAGCAACCGGTGTGAAATTCGGTATCTGGATCGAGCCTGAGATGGTGAGTGCGAAGAGCGAACTCTTTGAGAAACATCCTGACTGGGTGATCATGCTGCCTAACCGTGAGCGTTACTATTTCCGTAATCAGCTGGTACTGGACCTGAGCAATCCGGCAGTACAGGAGCACGTATTCAACGTCGTAGATCACCTGATGACAGAGAATCCTGATCTGGCTTATATGAAATGGGATTGTAACAGTCCGATCACCAATATCTATTCTCCTTATCTGAAGGAAAAACAAGGTAACCTTTACATAGAGTATGTACGCGGTTTATACAAAGTACTGGACCGTATCAGAGGTAAATATCCCACTCTGCCGATGATGCTCTGTTCCGGTGGTGGAGGCCGAACAGACTATGAAGGACTGCGTTATTTCACTGAATTCTGGCCAAGCGATAATACCGATCCGGTAGAACGCTTATATATTCAGTGGGGTTATTCGCAGTTCTTCCCGGCAAAATCCATGGCAGCGCACGTCACCAGCTGGAACCATGATGCGAGCATCAAATTCCGTGTAGATGTTGCCATGCAGTGTAAACTGGGCTTCGATATCAATATAAAGGAGTTGCGTGCTGAAGAACAGACGTTCTGTAAAGAAGCGGTGGCAAACTACGACAGACTGAAAAACATCAACTACGATGGCGACCAGTACAGACTGGTATCTCCTTACGATGGTAACCACTCGGCTGTCATGTATGTGAGCCAGTCGAAGAAACAGGCACTGGTATATGCATATGATATCTTCCCCCGTTACTCCGAGATCCTGCAGCCGGTACAATGCCAGGGACTGAATCCTGCCGCGAAATACCGTGTAAAGGAAATCAACCTCATGTCGGGTAATAACCCAGCAGATGCATTCAACGGAAAGGTATATTCCGGAGATTACCTGATGAAAATCGGACTGGATTTATTTACTTCGACTAAATTGCATAGCCGCATACTGGAACTGGAAGTTGTAGAATAA
- a CDS encoding GxGYxYP domain-containing protein, whose amino-acid sequence MIKPLNLSVRIATALVLFFQLFITPVVAQISWPQGQLLPSFPSTAQTQDLFILRESSTRWEGEGSSLSHKTGRLESDGWLCQTGIDAADEHMIYGPYDMSIPAGPNVAEFRMKVDNNTANDDPVVDIDVRNATTGQILASRAVTRKQFPIAGDYTSITLPFTMPANNQSIELRVYWRGTSYTKVDWVGVQQNGSSAEMYLFASLKGIVNRTQPRLFSYEGDAFAEGQYTWLQSLGLNWNEVSNKWDLITKYRNEISGLIVYDPNQIHTVNLATVLAKDKKALIASPLLLSRLQAAPYNLPILLDLRGQYSSKLAVYQALYNTYWPNLDHRVLIGLNPDAHKAALREYAVATGLATIWLDPNVAAESTLLNSFLSSMPAGSNYMGWWPEEAPGVQRASQYGIATIASDWATNLTVHSGTSRTVNVKPMPAKPALQNKLYVAFILSDGDNLQYVEHLMRKLWNNPDRGAVPIGWTLSPAMLDAMPGALNYYYQSATNNDNLISGPSGYGYTYPNNWPNQAALDQFVAKTENYNRRAGFRVITIWNTITGGINQNVGQSFATNAPYTLGLTAQNTGGGMTIYNNSMPGMALSCNYCTNEQAMKDHIASAAAGWNGASPRFIIIQAQPWTNVTPTSFKNVANSLNANYQVVRPDHIFQLMREANGLTVNPQ is encoded by the coding sequence ATGATCAAACCTCTGAACCTGTCTGTTCGCATAGCAACAGCGCTGGTACTCTTTTTTCAGTTGTTCATCACGCCGGTAGTGGCCCAGATATCCTGGCCACAGGGACAACTGTTGCCCTCGTTTCCCTCAACAGCGCAAACGCAGGATCTATTTATTTTACGTGAATCTTCTACCCGCTGGGAAGGAGAAGGCTCCAGTCTCAGTCATAAGACGGGAAGGCTGGAGTCGGACGGATGGCTTTGTCAGACGGGCATCGATGCTGCCGATGAGCACATGATCTATGGCCCTTATGACATGAGTATTCCTGCCGGTCCTAACGTAGCCGAATTCAGAATGAAAGTCGATAACAACACCGCTAATGATGATCCTGTGGTGGATATCGACGTCAGAAATGCCACAACCGGCCAGATTCTGGCTTCCAGGGCAGTTACCCGTAAGCAGTTTCCGATAGCAGGAGACTATACGAGTATTACCCTGCCTTTTACCATGCCGGCCAACAATCAGTCTATTGAGCTCCGCGTATACTGGAGAGGTACCTCCTATACAAAAGTAGACTGGGTTGGTGTACAACAAAACGGTTCCTCTGCAGAGATGTACCTTTTTGCGTCCCTGAAAGGAATTGTCAACAGGACACAACCACGTCTTTTCTCTTATGAAGGAGACGCCTTTGCAGAAGGACAGTATACCTGGCTGCAATCCCTGGGTTTAAACTGGAATGAGGTCAGCAACAAATGGGACCTTATTACCAAGTACCGTAATGAAATCTCCGGTCTGATCGTGTATGATCCTAACCAGATCCATACCGTGAATCTGGCAACTGTACTGGCCAAAGACAAGAAAGCGCTGATTGCGTCTCCGCTGCTCCTGTCCAGGTTACAGGCGGCACCTTATAATCTGCCTATCCTGCTGGACTTACGTGGACAGTACAGCAGCAAACTGGCGGTATACCAGGCATTGTATAATACTTACTGGCCTAACCTTGATCACCGCGTATTGATTGGTCTGAACCCCGATGCGCATAAAGCAGCATTACGTGAATATGCGGTAGCTACCGGACTGGCTACTATCTGGTTGGATCCGAATGTGGCTGCTGAAAGCACCCTGCTGAACAGCTTCCTGAGTTCCATGCCTGCCGGTTCCAATTATATGGGCTGGTGGCCCGAAGAAGCACCGGGAGTACAAAGGGCTTCACAATATGGTATCGCTACCATTGCGAGTGACTGGGCCACTAACCTCACCGTACATAGCGGTACTTCCAGAACGGTGAATGTGAAACCGATGCCGGCAAAACCTGCCTTGCAGAATAAACTGTATGTAGCTTTTATTCTGAGTGATGGGGATAACTTACAGTATGTTGAACACCTGATGCGTAAGCTCTGGAATAATCCTGACCGTGGCGCTGTACCGATAGGATGGACATTGTCTCCTGCTATGCTGGACGCTATGCCAGGGGCGCTGAACTATTATTACCAGAGTGCCACAAATAATGATAACCTGATCTCTGGTCCTTCTGGTTATGGCTATACTTATCCTAATAACTGGCCTAATCAGGCAGCTTTGGATCAGTTTGTTGCTAAGACAGAGAATTATAACCGTCGTGCGGGATTCCGTGTAATCACGATCTGGAATACTATCACTGGTGGTATTAATCAGAATGTCGGACAATCGTTTGCGACCAATGCACCTTATACATTGGGATTGACCGCACAGAACACCGGCGGAGGTATGACCATTTATAATAACAGTATGCCGGGTATGGCGCTTTCCTGTAACTACTGTACCAATGAGCAGGCCATGAAAGATCATATTGCTTCTGCTGCTGCCGGCTGGAACGGTGCTTCACCACGTTTTATCATTATACAGGCACAACCCTGGACAAACGTGACGCCGACCAGCTTTAAGAATGTCGCTAATTCACTGAATGCGAATTACCAGGTAGTAAGACCTGATCATATATTTCAGCTGATGAGAGAGGCGAATGGCCTGACAGTGAATCCGCAGTAA
- a CDS encoding alpha-amylase family protein codes for MMDDLWYKNSVIYSLDLETFMDGNNDGTGDFAGLCDRLDYLHAMGVDTVWLAPFQPTPNKDNGYDIQDYYGVDPRHGSSGDFVDFMHRADKLGIKVIIDLVVNHTSDKHPWFVMARSSKDNPKRDWYVWSDKKPSDWDEGMVFPGVQKSTWTLDKESRTYYFHRFHEFEPDLNTDNPAVREEITRIMGYWLQLGVAGFRVDAVPFILESPAPGGKKPKMNFDYLKEMRRFLQWRKGDAVLLGEANVLPKDSMKYFGENSDGIHLMFNFFVNQYLFYALATCKTTPLIKALEQTRLTSSTPQWAHFLRNHDELDLGRLSEKERNEVFQRFAPEEDMQLYFRGIRRRLGPMLGSRQQNELAYSVMFSLPGTPVLRYGDEIGMGDNLALDDRNSVRTPMQWSAEYQAGFSKADKLLHPVIDDGYYSYVHINVEAQRRDAGSMLNWMTSMIRLRRECPEIGNGEWQIIETGYDHILGMYYKWKNRRLFIWHNFSEKPQELVFMAKEAGTRRLVDLMDNIESIEDEKGRHTITLEAYGYRWFRAG; via the coding sequence ATGATGGACGATCTCTGGTACAAAAACTCAGTTATTTATAGCCTTGATCTTGAAACTTTCATGGATGGGAATAATGACGGCACGGGCGATTTTGCCGGTCTTTGTGATCGTCTGGACTATTTACACGCTATGGGAGTCGATACTGTATGGCTGGCGCCCTTTCAGCCTACTCCGAATAAAGATAATGGTTATGACATTCAGGATTATTACGGTGTAGATCCCCGGCATGGTTCCAGTGGCGATTTTGTGGATTTTATGCACAGAGCTGACAAGTTAGGCATCAAAGTGATCATTGACCTGGTTGTCAATCATACTTCAGATAAACACCCCTGGTTTGTGATGGCCCGATCATCAAAGGATAATCCTAAACGTGACTGGTATGTATGGTCAGATAAGAAGCCATCTGACTGGGACGAAGGAATGGTTTTCCCTGGTGTTCAGAAGTCTACATGGACACTGGATAAGGAGAGCCGTACTTATTATTTTCATCGGTTTCATGAGTTTGAACCGGACCTTAATACAGATAATCCTGCTGTAAGGGAGGAGATCACCCGTATTATGGGATACTGGTTACAGCTTGGAGTAGCTGGTTTCCGTGTTGACGCTGTTCCATTTATCCTGGAATCGCCGGCGCCAGGCGGGAAGAAGCCTAAAATGAACTTTGATTATCTGAAAGAAATGCGTCGTTTTCTTCAATGGAGAAAAGGGGATGCCGTACTGTTGGGAGAGGCGAATGTGCTTCCTAAAGACAGTATGAAATACTTTGGTGAAAACAGTGATGGTATACACCTGATGTTCAACTTTTTTGTCAATCAGTACCTGTTTTACGCATTGGCCACCTGTAAAACGACGCCGCTGATCAAGGCGTTGGAGCAGACAAGGTTGACATCATCTACACCACAGTGGGCACATTTTCTGCGTAACCATGACGAACTGGACCTGGGGAGACTGTCTGAAAAGGAAAGGAATGAAGTTTTCCAGCGCTTTGCACCTGAAGAGGATATGCAATTATATTTCAGAGGTATCCGCCGTAGACTGGGTCCTATGTTGGGTAGCAGGCAGCAGAACGAACTGGCTTACAGTGTCATGTTTTCCTTACCCGGCACACCGGTACTCCGCTATGGAGATGAAATAGGAATGGGTGATAATCTGGCATTGGATGACCGGAACAGCGTCAGAACACCGATGCAATGGTCGGCGGAGTACCAGGCGGGTTTTTCAAAGGCAGATAAATTACTGCATCCGGTGATTGACGACGGTTATTATTCATACGTGCATATTAATGTGGAAGCGCAGCGCAGAGACGCAGGCTCTATGTTGAACTGGATGACGTCAATGATAAGATTAAGGAGGGAGTGTCCGGAGATTGGGAACGGAGAATGGCAGATCATAGAAACGGGTTATGACCATATATTAGGGATGTATTATAAATGGAAAAACCGCCGCTTGTTTATCTGGCATAATTTCAGCGAAAAGCCACAGGAACTGGTGTTTATGGCAAAGGAGGCAGGTACCCGCAGATTGGTTGATCTGATGGACAATATTGAAAGTATAGAAGATGAAAAAGGCCGGCATACCATTACCCTGGAAGCTTATGGCTATCGTTGGTTCAGGGCTGGCTGA
- a CDS encoding alpha-galactosidase, whose protein sequence is MRNISRITPLLMFAVIMLISGALQAGTPTDWKIVYEKTSKTLRLKRAAGNVDLLQYASFKWNGQLITTKDYARNTIVVKPLNDAFGKGSLLQVTYYAEKLPTLVQSFYQYAGKDYLLTDFTLQARSGSIASNYMAPVNLEDMTQVLGTGDRRALFIPFDNDKWIRFQSHPLDFTSLTSYEATAVFNGNSRQGLVVGSVEHDFWKSAVIMNKAEDGSTYTLTCYGGAADSTTRDLIPHGAKEGRLIRSPKVMLGVFTDWRNGMDAYGAANAVIAPPRAWKKAMPMGWNSWGVLQFNISYEKALEVSDFFHQNLQPQHFVNKDNEVVIGLDSGWDRFSEEQLKDFVKHCKANGQMAGIYWTPFTDWGKSPDRSIKEAPEYKFKDVYLYANGQPQDLDGAYAIDPTHPAIEQRMKKVADLFHRCGFQYVKVDFMAHGAINADKWYNPQVKSGIAAYNYGMQLLDKYFGDMYINLSIAPIFPAQYAQSRRIACDAWNKIKDTEYTLNAVSYGWWINKIYQFNDADHVVLQQASEGENRARVTSAVITGLFIAGDDFSKEGSEEGKTKAKQFLTNAEVNAAAMGHSFRPVEGTGERSENQFVLTDAKGNTYYAVFNYTEEPRSIQLPLERLGLNPAKQYGVRNLWSHADVDATSTLTIPAKDVLFLKINSK, encoded by the coding sequence ATGAGAAATATATCACGGATTACGCCGCTGTTGATGTTTGCGGTGATCATGCTAATCTCGGGCGCCTTACAGGCAGGCACACCGACCGACTGGAAAATAGTATATGAAAAAACCAGTAAGACGCTGCGTCTCAAGAGAGCAGCCGGTAATGTGGATCTCCTCCAGTATGCTTCCTTTAAATGGAATGGCCAGCTGATCACCACCAAAGACTACGCGCGCAACACAATCGTAGTGAAGCCACTGAATGACGCTTTCGGAAAAGGCTCACTGTTACAGGTCACTTATTATGCTGAGAAATTACCAACACTGGTACAATCTTTTTATCAGTACGCAGGCAAAGATTACCTGCTGACTGACTTTACTTTACAAGCGCGGTCCGGCAGCATAGCGTCCAATTATATGGCGCCGGTAAATCTGGAAGACATGACCCAGGTATTGGGTACAGGTGACAGACGTGCACTTTTTATTCCGTTTGACAATGACAAATGGATCCGCTTTCAGTCCCATCCGCTGGACTTTACTTCCTTAACCAGCTATGAAGCAACCGCTGTTTTCAACGGTAATTCCCGTCAGGGACTTGTAGTCGGTTCTGTGGAACACGATTTCTGGAAATCAGCTGTTATCATGAACAAAGCCGAAGACGGGTCTACCTACACACTGACCTGCTACGGTGGCGCTGCTGATTCTACCACCCGCGACCTGATACCACATGGTGCAAAGGAAGGTCGCCTGATCCGTTCTCCTAAAGTAATGCTGGGCGTATTCACCGACTGGCGTAATGGCATGGATGCTTATGGTGCTGCGAATGCAGTTATCGCTCCGCCAAGAGCCTGGAAGAAAGCAATGCCGATGGGCTGGAACAGCTGGGGCGTATTACAGTTCAATATCAGCTATGAGAAAGCACTGGAAGTATCTGATTTCTTCCACCAAAATCTCCAGCCACAACACTTTGTGAATAAAGATAACGAAGTAGTGATCGGACTGGATTCAGGCTGGGATCGTTTCAGCGAAGAACAACTGAAGGACTTTGTAAAACACTGTAAGGCCAATGGCCAGATGGCAGGTATCTACTGGACGCCGTTCACTGACTGGGGTAAAAGCCCGGACAGAAGCATCAAAGAAGCACCTGAATATAAATTCAAAGATGTTTATCTTTATGCGAATGGTCAGCCGCAAGACCTTGACGGCGCCTATGCTATAGACCCTACTCATCCTGCCATCGAGCAGCGTATGAAAAAGGTGGCTGACCTGTTCCATCGTTGTGGTTTCCAGTATGTGAAGGTTGACTTTATGGCGCATGGGGCGATCAATGCAGATAAGTGGTACAATCCCCAGGTGAAATCCGGTATCGCAGCTTACAATTATGGTATGCAGCTGCTGGATAAATACTTTGGCGATATGTACATCAACCTGTCCATTGCACCGATATTCCCTGCCCAGTATGCACAGTCCCGTCGTATCGCCTGTGATGCCTGGAATAAGATAAAGGACACAGAATACACCCTGAATGCTGTTTCTTACGGATGGTGGATCAATAAGATCTATCAGTTCAATGATGCTGACCACGTTGTGCTCCAGCAGGCATCAGAAGGAGAGAACCGAGCCCGCGTGACCTCTGCCGTGATCACCGGTTTATTTATTGCCGGCGATGATTTCAGTAAAGAAGGTAGTGAAGAAGGAAAAACAAAAGCGAAGCAATTCTTAACCAATGCCGAAGTGAATGCTGCTGCCATGGGCCACAGTTTCCGTCCGGTGGAAGGAACCGGTGAACGTTCCGAAAACCAGTTTGTGCTGACTGATGCAAAGGGCAACACCTATTATGCCGTTTTCAACTATACAGAAGAGCCACGTAGTATACAACTGCCACTGGAGAGACTGGGCCTGAACCCTGCTAAACAGTATGGCGTACGTAACCTCTGGTCACATGCTGATGTCGATGCCACCAGCACACTGACGATTCCGGCCAAAGACGTTCTTTTTTTGAAAATCAATAGCAAATAA
- a CDS encoding solute:sodium symporter family transporter: MNVGALLSFLLVTIFVALISWYKTRRENLQTAAGLFFANRNLGFLVVGGALFFTNISAVQFIGENELVYTNNMSVMAWGLSSVFAMLLVSEFIMPVYLRSGISTTPDFLEERYDTGTKRFVSVIFLVSYIVNMLPSVLYSGAISFNGLFRVSETLHIDYWVTIWILVWLIGFIGCLYTILGGLKAVAISDTVLGVGMFAGGILLPYAALKYLGHGSAGTGLDILLASRRDHFNAIGGPQDAVPFPTIFTGMFLVNLYYWGTEQYIVQQALASRSLAESQKGIAVASVGKIISPLLLNIPGLIAVLLYPHLTNTAEVFPKIVSDVCSPMLTGFIAAITFGAALTTFNAGLNSTSTLFVLNLYKPFKAWRQEAVSERQLVRVSRRFELLVCLLAMIIAPFIVFAQQGLYTYIQMVSGLFSVPIFTILFLGLVHKRMPAIAAKMGLTFFILTYSIAQFVVDTGLHFLHVLSILFVATVLLMLGVAAIAPRKEPFVQQWNNVVDLQPWKQRHIYTVLLLLAMVALFVIFSPLGLAK; this comes from the coding sequence ATGAATGTTGGGGCTTTACTGAGTTTTCTGCTGGTAACCATCTTTGTGGCGTTGATTTCCTGGTATAAAACCCGGAGAGAAAACCTGCAGACTGCCGCGGGCCTCTTTTTTGCCAACCGTAACCTGGGTTTCCTCGTTGTCGGTGGCGCCCTGTTCTTTACAAATATCAGCGCAGTACAGTTTATTGGTGAGAATGAGCTTGTCTATACCAATAACATGAGCGTCATGGCCTGGGGGCTATCCTCGGTATTTGCCATGTTGCTGGTATCCGAGTTCATTATGCCGGTTTACCTGCGCAGCGGTATCTCTACAACACCTGATTTTCTTGAAGAAAGATATGACACCGGCACGAAGCGATTCGTGTCGGTGATCTTCCTTGTCAGCTATATTGTCAATATGCTGCCTTCTGTACTGTACAGTGGCGCTATTTCCTTTAACGGCTTATTCCGGGTATCAGAAACCCTGCATATCGATTACTGGGTCACGATCTGGATACTGGTATGGCTGATCGGGTTTATTGGCTGTCTGTATACGATCCTCGGAGGATTAAAAGCCGTGGCTATCTCAGATACTGTATTGGGAGTGGGGATGTTTGCAGGGGGGATTTTACTGCCTTATGCCGCCCTGAAATACCTGGGACATGGTTCCGCAGGCACAGGGCTGGATATACTATTAGCTTCCCGCAGGGACCATTTTAATGCGATTGGCGGTCCGCAGGATGCCGTTCCTTTTCCTACTATCTTCACCGGTATGTTCCTGGTGAACCTCTATTACTGGGGTACGGAGCAATATATTGTACAACAGGCGCTGGCCTCCCGTAGTCTGGCGGAAAGCCAGAAGGGGATTGCCGTCGCCAGTGTGGGCAAGATCATTTCCCCGCTGCTGCTGAATATACCTGGTCTGATTGCGGTATTGCTGTACCCTCACCTGACGAATACGGCGGAAGTCTTTCCTAAGATTGTCAGCGATGTCTGTTCCCCGATGCTGACCGGCTTTATTGCTGCTATCACTTTTGGGGCTGCCCTGACCACTTTTAATGCAGGTTTGAACAGTACCAGCACCCTGTTTGTACTGAACCTCTATAAGCCCTTTAAAGCCTGGCGACAGGAAGCAGTGAGCGAGCGTCAGCTGGTACGCGTCAGCCGGCGTTTTGAATTACTGGTCTGTTTACTGGCCATGATCATCGCGCCTTTTATCGTTTTCGCACAGCAGGGACTATATACTTATATCCAGATGGTCAGCGGTCTTTTCAGTGTGCCTATTTTTACCATCCTGTTCCTGGGATTGGTCCATAAGCGGATGCCGGCCATTGCGGCAAAGATGGGACTGACCTTCTTTATCCTTACCTATTCTATTGCACAGTTTGTCGTGGATACGGGTCTGCATTTCCTGCATGTGCTGTCGATCTTGTTTGTGGCGACGGTACTACTTATGTTAGGAGTAGCGGCTATTGCGCCCCGTAAGGAGCCTTTTGTACAGCAATGGAATAATGTAGTAGATCTGCAACCATGGAAACAAAGACATATTTATACTGTGTTGCTGTTATTGGCAATGGTGGCCTTGTTTGTGATTTTCTCCCCCCTTGGATTAGCAAAATAA
- a CDS encoding substrate-binding domain-containing protein, which produces MKTIFEKIQELDEVPSYSKHERFVEGIVNAINDRIICVGDALPSVNSMISGLGFARETVIKGYRELQNRGLIEAKNRLGYFVADDNTKQSLKVALLMYTIDTFQEQFYRSFRNELGAGVHLDVFFHHGNIEVFETMFSLVKNRHYGMYVISPIHHPRTRELLNTIPRQKLLMFDRYEPLEGDFNYVVQEFEQSSYHIFEELADVIKQFDKMVFFHNPDSLFPPEIVRSFRNFTQEHGIKGEVLREYEPGSVEKGVVYYVNENAELWNLLRDCNARKIEPGKDIGILSHNDEPVKELVGNGITTYSVSFSEMGKRAAQAVLSREPVHQVLPTNLIRRNSL; this is translated from the coding sequence ATGAAGACAATTTTTGAAAAGATACAGGAGCTGGATGAGGTACCTTCTTATTCCAAGCATGAGCGCTTTGTCGAGGGCATTGTCAATGCGATCAATGACAGGATCATCTGTGTGGGAGACGCACTGCCTTCGGTAAATTCGATGATCTCCGGGCTGGGGTTTGCCAGGGAAACGGTGATCAAGGGTTACCGCGAACTGCAGAACCGTGGTCTGATTGAGGCCAAGAACCGCCTGGGTTACTTTGTTGCTGACGATAATACCAAGCAATCGCTGAAGGTAGCGCTGCTGATGTATACGATCGATACTTTCCAGGAACAGTTTTACCGTAGCTTCCGCAACGAACTCGGTGCTGGCGTTCACCTGGACGTGTTTTTTCACCACGGGAACATTGAGGTGTTTGAGACCATGTTCTCGTTGGTGAAGAACAGACATTACGGCATGTACGTCATTTCTCCTATTCATCATCCCCGTACCAGGGAACTGCTGAATACCATCCCGCGGCAGAAATTGCTCATGTTTGACCGTTATGAACCGCTGGAAGGAGATTTCAATTATGTGGTACAGGAATTTGAACAATCTTCCTATCATATCTTTGAAGAACTGGCCGATGTGATTAAGCAATTTGATAAGATGGTCTTCTTTCATAATCCGGATTCATTGTTTCCTCCGGAAATTGTCAGATCTTTCCGGAACTTCACGCAGGAGCACGGGATCAAAGGAGAGGTGCTACGTGAATATGAACCCGGCTCAGTAGAAAAAGGCGTAGTGTATTATGTGAACGAGAACGCTGAGTTGTGGAACCTGTTAAGGGATTGCAATGCAAGAAAAATAGAACCGGGAAAGGATATAGGTATTCTTTCCCATAATGACGAGCCGGTAAAAGAGCTTGTCGGCAATGGTATCACGACCTACTCGGTCAGTTTCAGTGAGATGGGTAAAAGGGCGGCTCAGGCAGTCCTCAGCCGGGAACCGGTGCACCAGGTGCTGCCCACCAACCTGATCCGACGTAACTCTCTATGA